The Mytilus galloprovincialis chromosome 7, xbMytGall1.hap1.1, whole genome shotgun sequence genome has a window encoding:
- the LOC143082521 gene encoding SCY1-like protein 2 isoform X3, giving the protein MDMFNKLRSAVTSALPGNPLSKDFDVLNHIASGGPGLVWKIYNAIKKTTKQEAAVFVFEKKLLEKYSRRDKELIVETLKKGISQLTRLRHPKILSVLHPLEESRETLAFATEPVFSCLANVLNKHDNMPTPLPADFKDYKLYEVEIKHGLLQLAEGLAFLHNDVKMVHCNICPESIIINKNGSWKIAGFDCCIPNSNQQSDPSFANAEPTFPYREWDPDLPSIIQPCLDYLAPEFALTMTCCRGSDMFSIGVLIHAIFNYGKPLYECNNQLSMFKKYSEELRKFRSSLLGNVPVELHEYVKLLLNTEPSVRPDSDQLTKIPYFEDVGSMTLQFMDTLFQRDNLQKSHFFKGLPKIIEKLPKRVNLQRILPALTKECVNADMIPFVLPSILLMAEQVTEKEYMMFIFPELKPMFKIKEPIQILLLFMQNMNLLLKKTPQSEIRNHVLPMIYQALDQNSPQLQEICLNIIPTFAELIDFSSLKSHILPRIKKICLGTSTLKIRVHCLLCVGKLLEYMDKWTVLDDILPFLPQVPSKEPAVLMSILGIYQVTMTHAKLGITKDIMASKVLPFLIPLSIDNNINLSQFNAFFGVIKEMMTKVEQEHRSKLEQLDQMKKEHSTVEITQLTGKEQQQLVGNVGQGPQSMMDKFLSGFGMSGLMNAKAGGGGDNSSTASPVDSRSNSPKPPSSSSPQSAKDQNRVIRSRVLTMEEKQRLAKEQEQQRNFKAQTPLTMTTDKPAQSKQQTTKPTNQVKDLTSSLMNANLRGMQTSPKPVSNYQQMGQSPSNYNATGLVTSNYSVAGQSGHRPNYTGGGMMGNMAPSGGQGRGSGVQFGGQGQQTTQKMDLSAFDSLLPTSGQPKPAINQMSSPARQINANNMNYNPQNSMMGGNLNAYGGNFNTSSNTYGQFQSPGMPNMQTGTMGYSGQNMGGGAMFNNQPINSMNGQNSFGLQPMGSQQFTQTQPTKKFGQSDLDDLLG; this is encoded by the exons ATGGATATGTTTAATAAACTAAGGAGTGCTGTGACCAGTGCTTTACCAGGAAACCCCTTGTCTAAAGATTTTGATGTGTTAAATCATATAGCTAGTGGAGGTCCTGGTCTTGTCTGGAAAATTTATAATGCTATCAAGAAAACTACCAAACAG GAGGctgctgtttttgtttttgaaaagaaaTTGCTAGAGAAATATTCTCGAAGAGACAAAGAACTGATTGTTGAGACACTTAAAAAAGGCATATCACAACTAACAAGATTGAGACATCCTAAAATATTGTCAGTTTTACATCCATTAGAAGAATCAAG GGAAACTTTAGCCTTTGCTACGGAACCAGTGTTCTCCTGTTTAGCCAATGTTTTGAATAAGCATGATAACATGCCAACTCCATTACCTGCAGACTTCAAAGACTATAAATTGTATGAAGTGGAGATCAAACATGGATTACTTCAG CTTGCAGAAGGACTGGCTTTTTTACATAATGATGTGAAGATGGTTCATTGTAATATATGTCCAGAATCTATCATTATAAACAAGAATGGTTCCTGGAAGATAGCAGGATTTGATTGCTGTATTCCCAATAGTAATCAACAATCTGATCCCTCT TTTGCCAATGCTGAGCCAACCTTCCCCTACAGAGAATGGGATCCAGATTTACCCTCAATAATCCAGCCCTGTCTAGATTACCTTGCCCCAGAGTTTGCCCTAACTATGACCTGTTGTAGAGGATCAGATATGTTTTCTATAGGAGTACTAATCCATGCTATCTTTAACTATGGGAAACCTCTGTATGAATGTAACAATCAGCTCTCCATGTTCAAGAAATATTCTGAAGAG CTAAGAAAATTTAGGTCATCATTGCTGGGTAATGTACCTGTAGAGTTACATGAGTATGTTAAATTATTACTGAATACAGAGCCATCTGTCAGGCCAGATTCTGACCAACTGACCAAG ATTCCATATTTTGAGGATGTCGGTTCTATGACATTACAGTTTATGGATACTTTGTTCCAAAGAGACAACCTGCAGAAATCACACTTCTTCAAGGGATTACctaaaattatagaaaaactGCCAAAG AGAGTAAATTTACAGCGAATATTACCAGCTTTAACCAAAGAATGTGTGAATGCAGATATGATTCCTTTTGTTTTACCCAGCATATTACTAATGGCAGAACAAGTGACAGAAAAAGAATACATGATGTTTATCTTTCCAGAACTTAAACCTATGTTTAAAATCAAGGAACCAATACAG ATATTACTCCTGTTTATGCAAAATATGAATCTATTATTAAAGAAAACTCCTCAATCAGAGATTAGAAATCATGTTCTACCAATGATATATCAGGCATTAGATCAGAATAGTCCGCAGTTGCAG GAAATTTGTTTAAACATCATTCCAACATTTGCTGAGTTAATAGACTTCTCTTCACTAAAGTCACACATATTACCAAGGATTAAAAAGATTTGTTTAGGAACATCTACACTCAAG ATTAGAGTTCATTGTCTATTATGTGTAGGTAAACTGTTAGAATACATGGATAAATGGACTGTGTTAGACGATATACTACCATTCCTCCCTCAAGTACCTTCCAAAGAACCAGCTGTTTTAATGAGTATATTAG GTATTTATCAGGTGACCATGACTCATGCTAAGTTGGGGATAACAAAAGACATAATGGCTTCTAAAGTCTTACCGTTCCTGATACCACTTAGTATAGATAATAATATAAATCTGTCGCAG TTTAATGCATTTTTTGGTGTAAttaaagaaatgatgacaaaagttGAACAAGAAcatagaagtaaacttgaacAGTTGGACCAAATGAAAAAAGAACATAG TACTGTAGAAATCACACAGCTAACTGGTAAAGAACAACAACAACTGGTTGGTAATGTAGGACAAGGACCTCAATCTATG ATGGATAAATTCCTGAGTGGATTTGGTATGAGTGGATTAATGAACGCCAAAGCTGGAGGAGGCGGAGACAACTCTTCTACAGCCTCACCGGTGGATAGTAGATCTAACTCACCAAAACCACCATCTTCATCATCACCACAGTCAGCTAAG GATCAGAACCGAGTTATTAGGAGCAGG GTACTTACAATGGAAGAAAAGCAAAGATTAGCCAAAGAACAAGAACAACAAAGAAACTTTAAGGCACAAACACCACTTACCATGACAACAGATAAACCTGCCCAAAGTAAACAGCAGACGACTAAACCGACCAATCAAGTTAAAGATCTAACATCATCATTAATGAATGCTAACTTAAGGGGAATGCAAACATCTCCTAAACCTGTTTCAAATTATCAACAAATGGGTCAAAGTCCATCTAATTATAATGCAACTGGTTTAGTGACTTCAAATTATAGTGTAGCCGGACAAAGTGGTCATAGGCCAAATTATACAGGTGGTGGAATGATGGGTAATATGGCTCCTTCAGGAGGGCAAGGTCGTGGAAGTGGTGTACAGTTTGGAGGACAAGGTCAACAGACAACACAAAAAATGGATCTTTCAGCGTTTGACAGTTTACTGCCAACATCAGGACAACCAAAACCTGCAATTAACCAAATGTCATCACCTGCCAGACAAATCAATGCAAACAATATGAATTATAATCCTCAGAATTCAATGATGGGTGGAAATTTAAATGCATATGGTGGTAATTTTAATACTAGTTCAAATACTTACGGGCAGTTTCAATCTCCTGGAATGCCAAACATGCAAACAGGAACTATGGGGTATAGTGGACAAAATATGGGAGGAGGTGCAATGTTtaataatcaaccaatcaattcAATGAATGGTCAAAATTCATTTGGTTTACAGCCAATGGGATCACAGCAATTTACACAAACACAACCTACTAAAAAATTTGGTCAAAGTGACCTTGATGATCTGCTAGGTTAA
- the LOC143082521 gene encoding SCY1-like protein 2 isoform X1 — protein sequence MDMFNKLRSAVTSALPGNPLSKDFDVLNHIASGGPGLVWKIYNAIKKTTKQEAAVFVFEKKLLEKYSRRDKELIVETLKKGISQLTRLRHPKILSVLHPLEESRETLAFATEPVFSCLANVLNKHDNMPTPLPADFKDYKLYEVEIKHGLLQLAEGLAFLHNDVKMVHCNICPESIIINKNGSWKIAGFDCCIPNSNQQSDPSFANAEPTFPYREWDPDLPSIIQPCLDYLAPEFALTMTCCRGSDMFSIGVLIHAIFNYGKPLYECNNQLSMFKKYSEELRKFRSSLLGNVPVELHEYVKLLLNTEPSVRPDSDQLTKIPYFEDVGSMTLQFMDTLFQRDNLQKSHFFKGLPKIIEKLPKRVNLQRILPALTKECVNADMIPFVLPSILLMAEQVTEKEYMMFIFPELKPMFKIKEPIQILLLFMQNMNLLLKKTPQSEIRNHVLPMIYQALDQNSPQLQEICLNIIPTFAELIDFSSLKSHILPRIKKICLGTSTLKIRVHCLLCVGKLLEYMDKWTVLDDILPFLPQVPSKEPAVLMSILGIYQVTMTHAKLGITKDIMASKVLPFLIPLSIDNNINLSQFNAFFGVIKEMMTKVEQEHRSKLEQLDQMKKEHSENEEQILQSMKSTVEITQLTGKEQQQLVGNVGQGPQSMMDKFLSGFGMSGLMNAKAGGGGDNSSTASPVDSRSNSPKPPSSSSPQSAKDQNRVIRSRVLTMEEKQRLAKEQEQQRNFKAQTPLTMTTDKPAQSKQQTTKPTNQVKDLTSSLMNANLRGMQTSPKPVSNYQQMGQSPSNYNATGLVTSNYSVAGQSGHRPNYTGGGMMGNMAPSGGQGRGSGVQFGGQGQQTTQKMDLSAFDSLLPTSGQPKPAINQMSSPARQINANNMNYNPQNSMMGGNLNAYGGNFNTSSNTYGQFQSPGMPNMQTGTMGYSGQNMGGGAMFNNQPINSMNGQNSFGLQPMGSQQFTQTQPTKKFGQSDLDDLLG from the exons ATGGATATGTTTAATAAACTAAGGAGTGCTGTGACCAGTGCTTTACCAGGAAACCCCTTGTCTAAAGATTTTGATGTGTTAAATCATATAGCTAGTGGAGGTCCTGGTCTTGTCTGGAAAATTTATAATGCTATCAAGAAAACTACCAAACAG GAGGctgctgtttttgtttttgaaaagaaaTTGCTAGAGAAATATTCTCGAAGAGACAAAGAACTGATTGTTGAGACACTTAAAAAAGGCATATCACAACTAACAAGATTGAGACATCCTAAAATATTGTCAGTTTTACATCCATTAGAAGAATCAAG GGAAACTTTAGCCTTTGCTACGGAACCAGTGTTCTCCTGTTTAGCCAATGTTTTGAATAAGCATGATAACATGCCAACTCCATTACCTGCAGACTTCAAAGACTATAAATTGTATGAAGTGGAGATCAAACATGGATTACTTCAG CTTGCAGAAGGACTGGCTTTTTTACATAATGATGTGAAGATGGTTCATTGTAATATATGTCCAGAATCTATCATTATAAACAAGAATGGTTCCTGGAAGATAGCAGGATTTGATTGCTGTATTCCCAATAGTAATCAACAATCTGATCCCTCT TTTGCCAATGCTGAGCCAACCTTCCCCTACAGAGAATGGGATCCAGATTTACCCTCAATAATCCAGCCCTGTCTAGATTACCTTGCCCCAGAGTTTGCCCTAACTATGACCTGTTGTAGAGGATCAGATATGTTTTCTATAGGAGTACTAATCCATGCTATCTTTAACTATGGGAAACCTCTGTATGAATGTAACAATCAGCTCTCCATGTTCAAGAAATATTCTGAAGAG CTAAGAAAATTTAGGTCATCATTGCTGGGTAATGTACCTGTAGAGTTACATGAGTATGTTAAATTATTACTGAATACAGAGCCATCTGTCAGGCCAGATTCTGACCAACTGACCAAG ATTCCATATTTTGAGGATGTCGGTTCTATGACATTACAGTTTATGGATACTTTGTTCCAAAGAGACAACCTGCAGAAATCACACTTCTTCAAGGGATTACctaaaattatagaaaaactGCCAAAG AGAGTAAATTTACAGCGAATATTACCAGCTTTAACCAAAGAATGTGTGAATGCAGATATGATTCCTTTTGTTTTACCCAGCATATTACTAATGGCAGAACAAGTGACAGAAAAAGAATACATGATGTTTATCTTTCCAGAACTTAAACCTATGTTTAAAATCAAGGAACCAATACAG ATATTACTCCTGTTTATGCAAAATATGAATCTATTATTAAAGAAAACTCCTCAATCAGAGATTAGAAATCATGTTCTACCAATGATATATCAGGCATTAGATCAGAATAGTCCGCAGTTGCAG GAAATTTGTTTAAACATCATTCCAACATTTGCTGAGTTAATAGACTTCTCTTCACTAAAGTCACACATATTACCAAGGATTAAAAAGATTTGTTTAGGAACATCTACACTCAAG ATTAGAGTTCATTGTCTATTATGTGTAGGTAAACTGTTAGAATACATGGATAAATGGACTGTGTTAGACGATATACTACCATTCCTCCCTCAAGTACCTTCCAAAGAACCAGCTGTTTTAATGAGTATATTAG GTATTTATCAGGTGACCATGACTCATGCTAAGTTGGGGATAACAAAAGACATAATGGCTTCTAAAGTCTTACCGTTCCTGATACCACTTAGTATAGATAATAATATAAATCTGTCGCAG TTTAATGCATTTTTTGGTGTAAttaaagaaatgatgacaaaagttGAACAAGAAcatagaagtaaacttgaacAGTTGGACCAAATGAAAAAAGAACATAG TGAAAATGAAGAACAAATACTACAGAGTATGAAAAG TACTGTAGAAATCACACAGCTAACTGGTAAAGAACAACAACAACTGGTTGGTAATGTAGGACAAGGACCTCAATCTATG ATGGATAAATTCCTGAGTGGATTTGGTATGAGTGGATTAATGAACGCCAAAGCTGGAGGAGGCGGAGACAACTCTTCTACAGCCTCACCGGTGGATAGTAGATCTAACTCACCAAAACCACCATCTTCATCATCACCACAGTCAGCTAAG GATCAGAACCGAGTTATTAGGAGCAGG GTACTTACAATGGAAGAAAAGCAAAGATTAGCCAAAGAACAAGAACAACAAAGAAACTTTAAGGCACAAACACCACTTACCATGACAACAGATAAACCTGCCCAAAGTAAACAGCAGACGACTAAACCGACCAATCAAGTTAAAGATCTAACATCATCATTAATGAATGCTAACTTAAGGGGAATGCAAACATCTCCTAAACCTGTTTCAAATTATCAACAAATGGGTCAAAGTCCATCTAATTATAATGCAACTGGTTTAGTGACTTCAAATTATAGTGTAGCCGGACAAAGTGGTCATAGGCCAAATTATACAGGTGGTGGAATGATGGGTAATATGGCTCCTTCAGGAGGGCAAGGTCGTGGAAGTGGTGTACAGTTTGGAGGACAAGGTCAACAGACAACACAAAAAATGGATCTTTCAGCGTTTGACAGTTTACTGCCAACATCAGGACAACCAAAACCTGCAATTAACCAAATGTCATCACCTGCCAGACAAATCAATGCAAACAATATGAATTATAATCCTCAGAATTCAATGATGGGTGGAAATTTAAATGCATATGGTGGTAATTTTAATACTAGTTCAAATACTTACGGGCAGTTTCAATCTCCTGGAATGCCAAACATGCAAACAGGAACTATGGGGTATAGTGGACAAAATATGGGAGGAGGTGCAATGTTtaataatcaaccaatcaattcAATGAATGGTCAAAATTCATTTGGTTTACAGCCAATGGGATCACAGCAATTTACACAAACACAACCTACTAAAAAATTTGGTCAAAGTGACCTTGATGATCTGCTAGGTTAA
- the LOC143082521 gene encoding SCY1-like protein 2 isoform X2, whose translation MDMFNKLRSAVTSALPGNPLSKDFDVLNHIASGGPGLVWKIYNAIKKTTKQEAAVFVFEKKLLEKYSRRDKELIVETLKKGISQLTRLRHPKILSVLHPLEESRETLAFATEPVFSCLANVLNKHDNMPTPLPADFKDYKLYEVEIKHGLLQLAEGLAFLHNDVKMVHCNICPESIIINKNGSWKIAGFDCCIPNSNQQSDPSFANAEPTFPYREWDPDLPSIIQPCLDYLAPEFALTMTCCRGSDMFSIGVLIHAIFNYGKPLYECNNQLSMFKKYSEELRKFRSSLLGNVPVELHEYVKLLLNTEPSVRPDSDQLTKIPYFEDVGSMTLQFMDTLFQRDNLQKSHFFKGLPKIIEKLPKRVNLQRILPALTKECVNADMIPFVLPSILLMAEQVTEKEYMMFIFPELKPMFKIKEPIQILLLFMQNMNLLLKKTPQSEIRNHVLPMIYQALDQNSPQLQEICLNIIPTFAELIDFSSLKSHILPRIKKICLGTSTLKIRVHCLLCVGKLLEYMDKWTVLDDILPFLPQVPSKEPAVLMSILGIYQVTMTHAKLGITKDIMASKVLPFLIPLSIDNNINLSQFNAFFGVIKEMMTKVEQEHRSKLEQLDQMKKEHSENEEQILQSMKSTVEITQLTGKEQQQLVGNVGQGPQSMMDKFLSGFGMSGLMNAKAGGGGDNSSTASPVDSRSNSPKPPSSSSPQSAKVLTMEEKQRLAKEQEQQRNFKAQTPLTMTTDKPAQSKQQTTKPTNQVKDLTSSLMNANLRGMQTSPKPVSNYQQMGQSPSNYNATGLVTSNYSVAGQSGHRPNYTGGGMMGNMAPSGGQGRGSGVQFGGQGQQTTQKMDLSAFDSLLPTSGQPKPAINQMSSPARQINANNMNYNPQNSMMGGNLNAYGGNFNTSSNTYGQFQSPGMPNMQTGTMGYSGQNMGGGAMFNNQPINSMNGQNSFGLQPMGSQQFTQTQPTKKFGQSDLDDLLG comes from the exons ATGGATATGTTTAATAAACTAAGGAGTGCTGTGACCAGTGCTTTACCAGGAAACCCCTTGTCTAAAGATTTTGATGTGTTAAATCATATAGCTAGTGGAGGTCCTGGTCTTGTCTGGAAAATTTATAATGCTATCAAGAAAACTACCAAACAG GAGGctgctgtttttgtttttgaaaagaaaTTGCTAGAGAAATATTCTCGAAGAGACAAAGAACTGATTGTTGAGACACTTAAAAAAGGCATATCACAACTAACAAGATTGAGACATCCTAAAATATTGTCAGTTTTACATCCATTAGAAGAATCAAG GGAAACTTTAGCCTTTGCTACGGAACCAGTGTTCTCCTGTTTAGCCAATGTTTTGAATAAGCATGATAACATGCCAACTCCATTACCTGCAGACTTCAAAGACTATAAATTGTATGAAGTGGAGATCAAACATGGATTACTTCAG CTTGCAGAAGGACTGGCTTTTTTACATAATGATGTGAAGATGGTTCATTGTAATATATGTCCAGAATCTATCATTATAAACAAGAATGGTTCCTGGAAGATAGCAGGATTTGATTGCTGTATTCCCAATAGTAATCAACAATCTGATCCCTCT TTTGCCAATGCTGAGCCAACCTTCCCCTACAGAGAATGGGATCCAGATTTACCCTCAATAATCCAGCCCTGTCTAGATTACCTTGCCCCAGAGTTTGCCCTAACTATGACCTGTTGTAGAGGATCAGATATGTTTTCTATAGGAGTACTAATCCATGCTATCTTTAACTATGGGAAACCTCTGTATGAATGTAACAATCAGCTCTCCATGTTCAAGAAATATTCTGAAGAG CTAAGAAAATTTAGGTCATCATTGCTGGGTAATGTACCTGTAGAGTTACATGAGTATGTTAAATTATTACTGAATACAGAGCCATCTGTCAGGCCAGATTCTGACCAACTGACCAAG ATTCCATATTTTGAGGATGTCGGTTCTATGACATTACAGTTTATGGATACTTTGTTCCAAAGAGACAACCTGCAGAAATCACACTTCTTCAAGGGATTACctaaaattatagaaaaactGCCAAAG AGAGTAAATTTACAGCGAATATTACCAGCTTTAACCAAAGAATGTGTGAATGCAGATATGATTCCTTTTGTTTTACCCAGCATATTACTAATGGCAGAACAAGTGACAGAAAAAGAATACATGATGTTTATCTTTCCAGAACTTAAACCTATGTTTAAAATCAAGGAACCAATACAG ATATTACTCCTGTTTATGCAAAATATGAATCTATTATTAAAGAAAACTCCTCAATCAGAGATTAGAAATCATGTTCTACCAATGATATATCAGGCATTAGATCAGAATAGTCCGCAGTTGCAG GAAATTTGTTTAAACATCATTCCAACATTTGCTGAGTTAATAGACTTCTCTTCACTAAAGTCACACATATTACCAAGGATTAAAAAGATTTGTTTAGGAACATCTACACTCAAG ATTAGAGTTCATTGTCTATTATGTGTAGGTAAACTGTTAGAATACATGGATAAATGGACTGTGTTAGACGATATACTACCATTCCTCCCTCAAGTACCTTCCAAAGAACCAGCTGTTTTAATGAGTATATTAG GTATTTATCAGGTGACCATGACTCATGCTAAGTTGGGGATAACAAAAGACATAATGGCTTCTAAAGTCTTACCGTTCCTGATACCACTTAGTATAGATAATAATATAAATCTGTCGCAG TTTAATGCATTTTTTGGTGTAAttaaagaaatgatgacaaaagttGAACAAGAAcatagaagtaaacttgaacAGTTGGACCAAATGAAAAAAGAACATAG TGAAAATGAAGAACAAATACTACAGAGTATGAAAAG TACTGTAGAAATCACACAGCTAACTGGTAAAGAACAACAACAACTGGTTGGTAATGTAGGACAAGGACCTCAATCTATG ATGGATAAATTCCTGAGTGGATTTGGTATGAGTGGATTAATGAACGCCAAAGCTGGAGGAGGCGGAGACAACTCTTCTACAGCCTCACCGGTGGATAGTAGATCTAACTCACCAAAACCACCATCTTCATCATCACCACAGTCAGCTAAG GTACTTACAATGGAAGAAAAGCAAAGATTAGCCAAAGAACAAGAACAACAAAGAAACTTTAAGGCACAAACACCACTTACCATGACAACAGATAAACCTGCCCAAAGTAAACAGCAGACGACTAAACCGACCAATCAAGTTAAAGATCTAACATCATCATTAATGAATGCTAACTTAAGGGGAATGCAAACATCTCCTAAACCTGTTTCAAATTATCAACAAATGGGTCAAAGTCCATCTAATTATAATGCAACTGGTTTAGTGACTTCAAATTATAGTGTAGCCGGACAAAGTGGTCATAGGCCAAATTATACAGGTGGTGGAATGATGGGTAATATGGCTCCTTCAGGAGGGCAAGGTCGTGGAAGTGGTGTACAGTTTGGAGGACAAGGTCAACAGACAACACAAAAAATGGATCTTTCAGCGTTTGACAGTTTACTGCCAACATCAGGACAACCAAAACCTGCAATTAACCAAATGTCATCACCTGCCAGACAAATCAATGCAAACAATATGAATTATAATCCTCAGAATTCAATGATGGGTGGAAATTTAAATGCATATGGTGGTAATTTTAATACTAGTTCAAATACTTACGGGCAGTTTCAATCTCCTGGAATGCCAAACATGCAAACAGGAACTATGGGGTATAGTGGACAAAATATGGGAGGAGGTGCAATGTTtaataatcaaccaatcaattcAATGAATGGTCAAAATTCATTTGGTTTACAGCCAATGGGATCACAGCAATTTACACAAACACAACCTACTAAAAAATTTGGTCAAAGTGACCTTGATGATCTGCTAGGTTAA